The Formosa sp. Hel1_33_131 genome window below encodes:
- a CDS encoding exo-beta-N-acetylmuramidase NamZ family protein — protein sequence MHLNFIKNTVLLFVLTLLSCRNQSNTHAQTPISVGAQQTEIYLPILKNKNIGIVANQTSVIFKENGYTHLVDSLLSLNIAVKKVFAPEHGFRGTADAGETIKNGIDVSTGIPIVSLYGKNKKPTREQLANLDLIIFDIQDVGARFYTFISTLHYIMEACAEADIPLLVLDRPNPNGHYVDGPILDIAYSSFVGMHPVPMVHGMTVGEYAKMINGEGWLSEGVQCDLKVIPIENYTHQTAYELPIKPSPNLPNAKAINLYPSLCLFEGTNVSVGRGTELQFQIMGSPFLEGSDYNFEFTPTPNVGAKYPKHEAKVCKGLNLKNHPNLSQIELKWLIDTYQNTENKIDFFNPFFTKLAGQKLLQEQIENGWTANEIRESWIAGLEHYKTLRAPYLLYPL from the coding sequence ATGCATTTAAATTTCATCAAAAATACAGTTTTATTATTTGTTCTGACACTTCTTTCGTGTCGAAACCAATCCAACACGCATGCGCAAACCCCTATCAGCGTGGGAGCGCAACAGACAGAAATCTATCTGCCGATTCTAAAAAATAAAAATATTGGCATTGTTGCCAATCAGACTTCGGTTATTTTTAAAGAGAATGGCTACACGCATTTGGTAGATTCTTTATTGAGTTTAAATATTGCGGTCAAAAAAGTATTTGCTCCGGAACACGGGTTTCGAGGGACTGCGGATGCGGGGGAAACTATTAAAAATGGGATTGACGTTTCAACGGGCATTCCGATTGTATCGCTCTATGGTAAAAATAAAAAACCAACTCGAGAACAATTGGCAAATTTAGACCTTATTATTTTTGACATTCAAGATGTGGGTGCTCGATTTTACACCTTTATTTCAACCCTCCATTATATAATGGAAGCCTGTGCGGAGGCGGATATACCACTGCTCGTTTTGGACCGACCGAATCCAAACGGACACTATGTGGATGGTCCTATTTTAGATATAGCTTATTCTAGTTTTGTAGGCATGCACCCTGTGCCGATGGTTCACGGGATGACGGTTGGCGAATATGCCAAAATGATCAATGGAGAAGGTTGGCTTTCTGAGGGTGTTCAATGTGACCTGAAAGTGATTCCTATAGAAAATTACACCCATCAAACGGCGTATGAACTTCCCATAAAACCCTCACCAAACCTTCCCAATGCAAAAGCGATTAATTTATATCCGAGTTTGTGTTTGTTTGAGGGAACGAATGTGAGTGTAGGACGTGGTACGGAACTTCAGTTTCAGATTATGGGGAGTCCTTTTTTAGAAGGGAGCGATTATAATTTTGAGTTTACACCGACTCCCAATGTAGGTGCTAAATACCCGAAACACGAAGCTAAAGTTTGTAAAGGGTTGAACTTGAAAAACCATCCGAATTTATCTCAAATTGAATTAAAATGGTTGATAGATACGTATCAAAACACTGAAAATAAAATTGATTTTTTTAATCCGTTTTTTACCAAATTAGCGGGACAAAAATTGTTACAAGAACAGATCGAAAATGGTTGGACGGCCAATGAAATTCGTGAGAGCTGGATAGCTGGTTTAGAACATTACAAAACGCTTAGAGCGCCTTATCTACTGTATCCGTTGTAG
- a CDS encoding ABC transporter permease, with translation MNYEYFLAKRIIGNKSYKSSVSAPIIKIGIAAIAISTIVMLIAIATGIGLEHKIRDKAVAFNGHITISNFDSNESEGSQVPVSKNQNFYPEFNSVEGVSHIQAVANKFGIIRTNTDFEGLFLKGVGTDYDWRYFKEFLIEGRLPTYTQKYSNEVLISKYLADRLGFVVGETFQMYFMKSDSSKPPSIMKYAVVGIFNSGFEELDKTYVIGDINHVQRLNRWTKDQIGNFEVFITNYNDLDRLGKEVYAQTPSTLDAMTVKQKYATIFEWIPIFTTNIYGIIGIMILVGAINMITALLVLILERTQMIGILKALGSSNWSIRKLFLYNASYLIACGLFWGNLIGIGVLLLQKQFEFLKLDPSVYYVTVAPVYLDWTYVVLLNLMTFVLCLLMLLIPSFLISKIVPVKAIQFE, from the coding sequence TTGAATTACGAGTATTTTTTAGCCAAACGAATCATTGGAAATAAGTCCTATAAAAGTAGTGTTTCGGCGCCAATAATAAAAATCGGAATTGCAGCCATCGCAATTAGCACCATTGTGATGCTGATCGCGATTGCGACCGGCATTGGTTTGGAGCATAAAATTCGCGACAAAGCGGTGGCCTTTAACGGTCATATTACAATCTCTAATTTTGACAGCAACGAATCTGAAGGGTCTCAAGTGCCTGTCTCTAAAAATCAAAATTTTTATCCAGAATTTAACTCTGTTGAGGGCGTGTCTCACATCCAAGCAGTTGCCAATAAATTTGGAATTATTAGAACCAACACCGATTTTGAAGGTCTGTTTTTAAAAGGGGTAGGAACGGATTACGATTGGCGGTATTTCAAAGAGTTTCTAATAGAAGGACGCCTTCCAACATACACTCAAAAATACAGCAACGAAGTTTTAATTTCTAAGTATTTGGCAGACCGGTTGGGGTTTGTAGTCGGGGAGACCTTTCAGATGTATTTCATGAAATCCGACTCAAGCAAGCCGCCAAGCATCATGAAATATGCCGTGGTGGGCATCTTTAATTCGGGCTTTGAAGAATTAGACAAAACCTATGTCATTGGCGATATCAATCATGTGCAACGCTTGAACAGATGGACTAAAGATCAGATTGGAAATTTTGAAGTTTTCATCACAAATTACAACGACTTAGATCGCCTCGGAAAAGAAGTGTATGCGCAAACGCCTTCGACTTTAGATGCGATGACGGTGAAACAAAAATATGCCACCATCTTTGAATGGATTCCTATTTTTACTACCAATATCTATGGAATTATAGGCATTATGATTCTTGTGGGCGCCATCAATATGATCACAGCATTGCTCGTTTTGATTCTTGAACGTACCCAAATGATTGGAATTCTGAAAGCCTTAGGAAGTAGCAATTGGAGCATTCGAAAACTATTTTTGTACAATGCATCTTATTTGATAGCCTGTGGATTGTTTTGGGGCAACCTTATTGGGATTGGAGTTTTGTTACTTCAAAAACAATTTGAGTTTCTAAAATTAGATCCTTCCGTTTATTATGTGACCGTTGCTCCTGTCTATCTCGATTGGACGTATGTGGTTTTACTCAATTTGATGACCTTTGTTTTATGTCTATTAATGTTGCTCATTCCTTCGTTTTTAATTAGTAAAATCGTTCCTGTAAAGGCCATTCAATTCGAATAA
- a CDS encoding PLP-dependent cysteine synthase family protein: protein MKYAENILETIGNTPLIKMNVLTKELPCLVLAKYETFNPGNSVKDRMALQMIADAEADGRLKPGGTIIEGTSGNTGMGLALAGIIKGYKCIFVLADKQSKEKMDILRAVGAEVVVCPTSVEPEDPRSYYSVSKRLAEETPNSWYVNQYDNPSNCKAHFLSTGPEIWEQTDGKITHFVVGVGTGGTISGVGSYLKMKNPNVKIWGVDTYGSVFKKYHETGEFDEKEIYSYVTEGIGEDILPLNVNFGVIDGFTKVTDKDGAVYTQRLAKEEGMFLGNSAGSAIKGVLQLKEHFKPEDVVVVLFHDHGSRYVGKMFNDDWMREMGYID, encoded by the coding sequence ATGAAGTACGCCGAAAATATTTTAGAAACCATAGGGAACACGCCATTAATTAAGATGAACGTCCTCACTAAAGAATTGCCGTGTTTGGTTTTGGCAAAATACGAAACCTTTAATCCGGGGAATTCTGTAAAGGATCGCATGGCGTTACAAATGATTGCGGATGCGGAAGCCGATGGCCGTTTGAAACCCGGAGGGACGATTATTGAAGGAACCTCAGGAAATACGGGAATGGGCTTGGCATTGGCTGGGATCATAAAAGGTTACAAATGTATTTTTGTACTTGCAGACAAGCAGTCCAAAGAAAAAATGGATATTTTACGCGCCGTTGGTGCTGAGGTCGTGGTCTGTCCAACCTCTGTAGAACCAGAAGATCCACGATCGTATTATTCCGTTTCCAAACGCTTGGCAGAAGAAACACCCAACTCATGGTATGTGAATCAATACGACAACCCGAGCAATTGCAAGGCACACTTTTTGAGTACAGGCCCCGAAATATGGGAGCAAACCGACGGGAAAATAACCCATTTTGTGGTAGGTGTTGGAACTGGAGGTACAATCTCAGGGGTTGGAAGTTATTTAAAAATGAAAAACCCGAACGTTAAAATTTGGGGTGTAGATACCTATGGAAGTGTGTTTAAAAAATACCACGAAACAGGTGAATTTGACGAAAAAGAAATTTACTCGTATGTCACCGAAGGCATCGGTGAAGATATTTTGCCTTTGAATGTCAACTTTGGAGTCATTGATGGTTTTACCAAAGTTACTGATAAAGATGGCGCGGTCTATACCCAACGGTTAGCAAAAGAAGAAGGCATGTTTTTAGGGAACTCTGCAGGCTCTGCGATTAAAGGGGTGCTTCAACTGAAAGAACATTTTAAACCCGAAGATGTAGTGGTCGTTTTATTTCATGACCATGGCAGTCGTTATGTAGGTAAAATGTTTAATGACGATTGGATGCGTGAGATGGGTTATATCGATTAG